Proteins encoded together in one Phalacrocorax aristotelis chromosome 7, bGulAri2.1, whole genome shotgun sequence window:
- the SNORC gene encoding protein SNORC isoform X2: MQTRGPESLPFLIGFSFVSAVIQSYLVPKPSAEYPQGPVPTLWNEPPELPSGAGPFDAATTTVRLSDATAFPLYTSELEPEDTTHLHRLDAGDGSLGPGAIGAIVIASLLGTSVLVALVVITLRKFSAS, encoded by the exons GCCCAGAAAGTCTTCCCTTCCTCATTGGATTTAGCTTCGTCTCAGCAGTGATTCAGAGCTACCTAGTACCAAAACCCTCAG CAGAGTATCCGCAGGGTCCAGTCCCTACCCTCTGGAATGAGCCGCCCGAGCTGCCCTCTGGAGCTGGCCCCTTCGATGCCGCCACCACCACAGTCCGGCTCTCAGATGCCACCGCCTTCCCCCTGTACACCTCTGAGCTGGAGCCCGAGGACACCACCCATCTGCACCGGCTGGACGCTGGCGACG GCTCCCTGGGGCCTGGAGCTATTGGTGCCATTGTCATCGCCTCCCTCCTGGGTACATCTGTGCTTGTGGCCTTGGTTGTCATCACACTGAGAAAGTTCTCGGCCTCCTGA